A region of Athene noctua chromosome 12, bAthNoc1.hap1.1, whole genome shotgun sequence DNA encodes the following proteins:
- the TNIP1 gene encoding TNFAIP3-interacting protein 1 isoform X2, with amino-acid sequence MEGRGPYRIYDPGGGSEENASAAFERLVEENTRLKEKMQGIKSIGELLEESQVEASKLRQKAEDLVKDNKMLMASSSLEDLVETGAVGPDPSSTRAAPGSAQPDTEARKSPPSGASSEFEIVAVEAQGFPQESRRADLEQPSNEDANLLPQLQQLESTLSGCAKEASKDQVFVRMGYMASELKRLASKVHKNEQRTSFLQTLCETLHSENKELRTKLERDLEQRNQALEKLRCENQELRRMVTLSSQDSGKREAAEQQQSGATVEKAPGRGELEAKEKKVKILEHQRRELLEVNKQWDQHFRAMKQKYEQKVTDLHQELAEARRALTELESEREQKQRDFDRKLLLAKSRIETEEAEKERLAMEVRDLQQRMRFLQEQLAPVTRQREYQEKEIQRLNKALEEALNVQASPPPIFANTMEPVGKVPQQELLTQNELLKQQVKIFEEDFQRERSDRERMNEEKEELKQQLEKLQKQLVLSNNQLRASKDDCQREKEEKEKLKKLLKQHKQASGERLHPEPLPGPLGPACPMYQYQYSPPVAHPMYHGFDEWQQIRYPPAMPGEHTPAQNFHHFPPPEYPWRPPCAMARSQNAQAVAGVKTVPKDLEQGGPGLP; translated from the exons ATGGAAGGGAGGGGACCCTACCGCATCTACGACCCCGGCGGGGGCTCGGAGGAGAATGCATCCGCGGCCTTTGAGCGGCTGGTGGAGGAAAACACCCGGCTGAAGGAGAAGATGCAGGGGATCAAGTCTATTG GAGAGCTGCTGGAGGAGTCCCAGGTGGAGGCATCCAAGCTGCGGCAGAAGGCAGAGGACCTCGTGAAGGACAACAAAATGCTGATGGCGTCATCTTCCTTGGAGGACCTGGTAGAAACTGGAG ctgtcGGCCCTGATCCCAGCTCCACACGGGCTGCCCCCGGCAGCGCCCAGCCAGACACAGAAGCACGGAAATCTCCTCCAAGT GGCGCCTCTTCGGAGTTTGAGATCGTGGCTGTCGAAGCGCAGGGGTTTCCCCAGGAGAGCAGGAGAGCG GACTTGGAGCAGCCGTCAAACGAGGATGCCAAcctgctgccccagctgcagcagctggagagcaCGCTGAGTGGCTGTGCCAAGGAGGCCAGCAAGGACCAGGTCTTCGTGCGCATGGGCTACATGGCCTCCGAGCTCAAGCGCCTGGCCTCCAAGGTGCACAAGAACGAGCAGAGAACATCGTTCCTGCAG ACACTGTGTGAGACACTGCACAGTGAGAACAAGGAGCTGCGTACCAAGCTGGAGAGGGATCTGGAGCAGAGAAACCAGGCACTGGAGAAGCTCAG gtgTGAGAACCAGGAGCTCCGGAGGATGGTGACACTGAGCAGCCAGGACAGCGGGAAGAGGGAAGCTGCCGAGCAGCAGCAG AGCGGGGCCACGGTGGAGAAGGCGCCGGGCAGAGGAGAGCTGGAGGCCAAGGAGAAGAAGGTGAAGATCCTGGAGCACCAGCGCAGGGAG CTGCTGGAGGTGAATAAGCAATGGGATCAGCACTTCCGAGCCATGAAGCAGAAGTACGAGCAGAAG GTCACGGACCTGCACCAGGAGCTGGCCGAGGCCCGCAGGGCACTGACTGAGCTGGAGTCAGAGCGAGAGCAAAAGCAACGGGATTTTGACCGCAAGCTACTCCTGGCCAAGTCCCGGATTGAAACAGAGGAG GCGGAGAAGGAGAGGCTGGCCATGGAGGTGAGGGACCTGCAGCAGAGGATGCGGttcctgcaggagcagctggcccCGGTCACCAGACAGCGGGAATACCAGGAAAAGGAGATCCAGAGGCTGAACAAG GCGCTAGAGGAGGCCCTGAACGTCCAGGCCTCTCCACCACCCATCTTTGCCAACACCATGGAGCCGGTGGGGAAGGTGccgcagcaggagctgctgacCCAGAACGAGCTACTCAAGCAGCAG gtGAAAATTTTTGAGGAGGATTTCCAGCGTGAGCGGAGTGACAGGGAAAGGATGAATGAGGAGAAGGAagagctgaagcagcagctggagaagctgcagaAGCAGTTGGTCCTCTCCAACAACCAG CTGCGAGCCTCCAAGGATGACTGCcaaagggagaaggaggagaaggagaagctgAAGAAGCTGCTGAAACAGCACAAACAG GCTTCAGGAGAGAGGCTGCACCCCGAGCCGCTGCCAGGGCCGCtgggccctgcctgccccatgtACCAGTACCAGTACAGTCCCCCCGTGGCTCACCCCATGTACCACGGCTTTGATGAGTGGCAGCAGATCCGATACCCGCCAGCAATGCCAGGCGAGCACACGCCAGCACAAAACTTCCACCATTTTCCCCCG CCCGAGTACCCGTGGCGCCCGCCCTGTGCCATGGCTCGCAGCCAGAACGCCCAAGCGGTGGCCGGGGTGAAAACAGTCCCCAAGGACTTGG AACAGGGAGGTCCCGGATTGCCCTAA
- the TNIP1 gene encoding TNFAIP3-interacting protein 1 isoform X3 has product MEGRGPYRIYDPGGGSEENASAAFERLVEENTRLKEKMQGIKSIGELLEESQVEASKLRQKAEDLVKDNKMLMASSSLEDLVETGAVGPDPSSTRAAPGSAQPDTEARKSPPSGASSEFEIVAVEAQGFPQESRRADLEQPSNEDANLLPQLQQLESTLSGCAKEASKDQVFVRMGYMASELKRLASKVHKNEQRTSFLQTLCETLHSENKELRTKLERDLEQRNQALEKLRCENQELRRMVTLSSQDSGKREAAEQQQLLEVNKQWDQHFRAMKQKYEQKVTDLHQELAEARRALTELESEREQKQRDFDRKLLLAKSRIETEEAEKERLAMEVRDLQQRMRFLQEQLAPVTRQREYQEKEIQRLNKALEEALNVQASPPPIFANTMEPVGKVPQQELLTQNELLKQQVKIFEEDFQRERSDRERMNEEKEELKQQLEKLQKQLVLSNNQLRASKDDCQREKEEKEKLKKLLKQHKQASGERLHPEPLPGPLGPACPMYQYQYSPPVAHPMYHGFDEWQQIRYPPAMPGEHTPAQNFHHFPPPEYPWRPPCAMARSQNAQAVAGVKTVPKDLEQGGPGLP; this is encoded by the exons ATGGAAGGGAGGGGACCCTACCGCATCTACGACCCCGGCGGGGGCTCGGAGGAGAATGCATCCGCGGCCTTTGAGCGGCTGGTGGAGGAAAACACCCGGCTGAAGGAGAAGATGCAGGGGATCAAGTCTATTG GAGAGCTGCTGGAGGAGTCCCAGGTGGAGGCATCCAAGCTGCGGCAGAAGGCAGAGGACCTCGTGAAGGACAACAAAATGCTGATGGCGTCATCTTCCTTGGAGGACCTGGTAGAAACTGGAG ctgtcGGCCCTGATCCCAGCTCCACACGGGCTGCCCCCGGCAGCGCCCAGCCAGACACAGAAGCACGGAAATCTCCTCCAAGT GGCGCCTCTTCGGAGTTTGAGATCGTGGCTGTCGAAGCGCAGGGGTTTCCCCAGGAGAGCAGGAGAGCG GACTTGGAGCAGCCGTCAAACGAGGATGCCAAcctgctgccccagctgcagcagctggagagcaCGCTGAGTGGCTGTGCCAAGGAGGCCAGCAAGGACCAGGTCTTCGTGCGCATGGGCTACATGGCCTCCGAGCTCAAGCGCCTGGCCTCCAAGGTGCACAAGAACGAGCAGAGAACATCGTTCCTGCAG ACACTGTGTGAGACACTGCACAGTGAGAACAAGGAGCTGCGTACCAAGCTGGAGAGGGATCTGGAGCAGAGAAACCAGGCACTGGAGAAGCTCAG gtgTGAGAACCAGGAGCTCCGGAGGATGGTGACACTGAGCAGCCAGGACAGCGGGAAGAGGGAAGCTGCCGAGCAGCAGCAG CTGCTGGAGGTGAATAAGCAATGGGATCAGCACTTCCGAGCCATGAAGCAGAAGTACGAGCAGAAG GTCACGGACCTGCACCAGGAGCTGGCCGAGGCCCGCAGGGCACTGACTGAGCTGGAGTCAGAGCGAGAGCAAAAGCAACGGGATTTTGACCGCAAGCTACTCCTGGCCAAGTCCCGGATTGAAACAGAGGAG GCGGAGAAGGAGAGGCTGGCCATGGAGGTGAGGGACCTGCAGCAGAGGATGCGGttcctgcaggagcagctggcccCGGTCACCAGACAGCGGGAATACCAGGAAAAGGAGATCCAGAGGCTGAACAAG GCGCTAGAGGAGGCCCTGAACGTCCAGGCCTCTCCACCACCCATCTTTGCCAACACCATGGAGCCGGTGGGGAAGGTGccgcagcaggagctgctgacCCAGAACGAGCTACTCAAGCAGCAG gtGAAAATTTTTGAGGAGGATTTCCAGCGTGAGCGGAGTGACAGGGAAAGGATGAATGAGGAGAAGGAagagctgaagcagcagctggagaagctgcagaAGCAGTTGGTCCTCTCCAACAACCAG CTGCGAGCCTCCAAGGATGACTGCcaaagggagaaggaggagaaggagaagctgAAGAAGCTGCTGAAACAGCACAAACAG GCTTCAGGAGAGAGGCTGCACCCCGAGCCGCTGCCAGGGCCGCtgggccctgcctgccccatgtACCAGTACCAGTACAGTCCCCCCGTGGCTCACCCCATGTACCACGGCTTTGATGAGTGGCAGCAGATCCGATACCCGCCAGCAATGCCAGGCGAGCACACGCCAGCACAAAACTTCCACCATTTTCCCCCG CCCGAGTACCCGTGGCGCCCGCCCTGTGCCATGGCTCGCAGCCAGAACGCCCAAGCGGTGGCCGGGGTGAAAACAGTCCCCAAGGACTTGG AACAGGGAGGTCCCGGATTGCCCTAA
- the GPX3 gene encoding glutathione peroxidase 3, whose amino-acid sequence MGGWSRNAWILPLFLAGLVQPGQSQEREKVKCYGSVQGTIYDYGALTIDGDEYVPFRNYAGKMVLFVNVATYUGLTLQYLELNALQNELGPYGLVVLGFPSNQFGKQEPGQNSEILPALKYVRPGGGFVPNFQLFQKGDVNGAKEQKVYTFLKNACPPVAEEFGNPKNLFWEPLRNHDIKWNFEKFLVGPDGVPVMRWYHRANIAVVKNDIIAYMRQQQQQQQEQQQEQDQ is encoded by the exons ATGGGGGGCTGGTCCCGAAACGCCTGGATTTTGCCCCTTTTCTTGGCTGGGCTCGTCCAGCCGGGGCAGAGCCAGGAGAGGGAGAAG GTGAAATGCTACGGCTCAGTGCAAGGCACCATCTACGACTACGGGGCCCTGACCATCGACGGGGACGAGTATGTCCCCTTCAGGAACTATGCGGGGAAGATGGTGCTCTTCGTCAACGTGGCCACGTACTGAGGCCTCACCCTGCAGTACCTTG AACTGAATGCACTACAAAATGAGCTGGGGCCCTACGGGCTCGTTGTCCTGGGCTTCCCCTCCAACCAATTTGGGAAGCAGGAACCTGGCCAGAACTCAGAGATCCTCCCCGCGCTGAA GTATGTCCGGCCTGGGGGTGGCTTCGTCCCCAACTTCCAGCTCTTCCAGAAAGGGGACGTGAACGGGGCCAAGGAGCAGAAGGTCTACACCTTCCTGAAG AACGCCTGTCCCCCAGTGGCGGAGGAGTTTGGAAACCCCAAGAACCTCTTCTGGGAGCCTCTGCGGAACCACGACATCAAGTGGAACTTTGAGAAGTTCCTGGTGGGCCCCGACGGCGTGCCCGTCATGCGCTGGTACCACCGCGCCAACATCGCTGTCGTGAAGAACGACATCATCGCCTacatgaggcagcagcagcagcagcagcaggaacagcagcaggaacaggacCAGTAG
- the ANXA6 gene encoding annexin A6 isoform X1, translating to MAPKGKVYRGSVKDFPGFDASQDAEALYNAMKGFGSDKEAILDLITSRSNKQRVEICQAYKSLYGKDLIADLKYELTGKFERLIVSLMRPPAYSDAKEIKDAIAGIGTDEKCLIEILASRTNEEIHNLVAAYKDAYERDLEADIVGDTSGHFKKMLVVLLQGTREEDDVVSEDLVEQDAKDLLEAGELKWGTDEAQFIYILGRRSKQHLRLVFDEYLKISGKPIERSIRGELSGDFEKLMLAVVKCVRSTAEYFAERLYKAMKGLGTRDNTLIRIMVSRSEIDMLDIREVFRTKYEKSLYNMIKEDTSGEYKKALLKLCGGDDDAAGEFFPEAAQVAYRMWELSAVAKVELRGTIQPAGSFNDDGDAQVLRKAMKGLGTDEGAIIDVVTQRSNAQRQQILKAYKAHYGRDLMADLKSELSGSLAKLILGLMLTPAQYDAKQLRKAVEGAGTDESVLIEIMATRNNQEITAINEAYQQAYNKRLEDDLSSDTSGHFKRILVSLALGNRDEGPENLTQAHEDAKVVAETLKLADVSSNDSSDSLETRFLSILCTRSYPHLRRVFQEFIKMTNHDVEHAIRKRMSGDVRDAFIAIVRSVKNKPAFFADKLYKSMKGAGTDERTLTRIMISRSEIDLLNIRGEFIDLFDKSLHHMIEKDTSGDYRKALLALCGGED from the exons GTCTACAGGGGGTCAGTGAAGGATTTCCCAGGCTTTGATGCCAGCCAGGATGCAGAGGCCTTGTACAATGCCATGAAGGGATTTG GCAGTGACAAGGAGGCCATCCTCGACCTCATCACATCCAGAAGCAACAAGCAGCGAGTGGAGATCTGCCAAGCCTACAAGTCCCTCTATGGGAAG GACCTCATTGCAGACCTGAAGTATGAGCTGACAGGAAAGTTTGAGAGGCTGATCGTGAGCCTGATGCGACCCCCAGCTTACAGCGATGCCAAGGAGATCAAAGATGCCATCGCG GGCATCGGCACAGACGAGAAGTGCCTCATTGAGATTCTTGCCTCCCGTACCAATGAGGAGATCCACAACCTGGTGGCTGCCTACAAAGATG CCTATGAGAGAGACCTGGAGGCTGACATCGTTGGAGACACATCAGGCCACTTCAAGAAGATGCTCGTTGTTCTGCTTCAG GGCACCAGGGAGGAGGATGACGTGGTGAGCGAGGACCTGGTGGAGCAGGATGCCAAG GATCTGCTGGAAGCTGGTGAGCTGAAATGGGGCACGGATGAGGCCCAGTTCATCTACATCCTTGGCCGGCGAAGCAAGCAGCACCTCCGCCTGG TCTTTGATGAGTACCTGAAGATTTCCGGGAAGCCGATCGAGAGGAGCATCCGGGGAGAGCTCTCTGGTGACTTTGAGAAGCTGATGCTGGCCGTGG TGAAGTGTGTCAGAAGCACAGCGGAGTATTTTGCTGAGAGGCTCTACAAGGCTATGAAG GGGCTGGGCACAAGAGACAACACGCTGATCCGCATCATGGTGTCCCGCAGTGAGATCGACATGCTGGACATCCGCGAGGTGTTCAGGACCAAGTATGAGAAATCTCTCTACAACATGATAAAG GAGGACACCTCTGGGGAATACAAGAAGGCCCTGCTGAAGCTGTGCGGAGGGGACGATGA TGCCGCAGGTGAGTTCTTCCCCGAGGCGGCGCAGGTGGCCTATCGGATGTGGGAGCTTAGTGCGGTGGCCAAAGTAGAG CTGCGAGGAACCATACAGCCCGCAGGAAGCTTCAATGACGACGGGGATGCACAGGTGCTGAGGAAGGCAATGAAGGGCCTGG GCACGGACGAAGGGGCCATCATCGACGTGGTGACACAGAGGAGCAACGCCCAGAGGCAGCAGATCCTAAAGGCTTACAAGGCTCATTACGGCAGG GACCTGATGGCAGACCTGAAATCTGAGCTGTCTGGCAGCTTGGCCAAGCTGATCCTCGGGCTCATGCTGACGCCGGCGCAGTACGATGCCAAGCAGCTGAGGAAGGCTGTGGAG GGGGCCGGCACAGACGAGAGCGTCCTCATTGAAATCATGGCCACGCGGAACAACCAGGAGATCACAGCTATCAACGAGGCATATCAGCAAG CCTACAACAAGCGCCTGGAAGATGACCTGAGCTCCGACACATCGGGGCATTTCAAGAGGATTCTCGTCTCTCTCGCTCTG GGCAACCGCGATGAAGGGCCAGAGAACCTCACACAGGCGCATGAAGATGCCAAG GTTGTTGCTGAGACCCTG AAACTTGCTGATGTCTCCAGTAACGACTCCAGCGACTCCCTGGAGACCCGCTTCCTCAGCATCCTCTGCACCCGCAGCTACCCCCACCTCCGCAGAG TATTTCAGGAGTTCATCAAAATGACCAACCATGACGTGGAGCACGCCATCAGGAAGCGGATGTCGGGAGACGTGAGGGACGCCTTCATAGCCATCG TCCGGAGTGTGAAGAACAAGCCGGCCTTCTTCGCTGACAAGCTCTACAAGTCCATGAAG GGTGCTGGCACGGATGAGAGGACCCTCACCCGGATCATGATTTCCCGGAGCGAGATCGACCTGCTCAACATCCGGGGAGAGTTCATAGACCTGTTCGACAAATCGCTGCACCACATGATTGAG AAGGACACCTCCGGTGACTACCGCAAGGCTCTGCTGGCCCTGTGCGGGGGGGAGGACTAG
- the TNIP1 gene encoding TNFAIP3-interacting protein 1 isoform X1, with the protein MEGRGPYRIYDPGGGSEENASAAFERLVEENTRLKEKMQGIKSIGELLEESQVEASKLRQKAEDLVKDNKMLMASSSLEDLVETGAVGPDPSSTRAAPGSAQPDTEARKSPPSGASSEFEIVAVEAQGFPQESRRADLEQPSNEDANLLPQLQQLESTLSGCAKEASKDQVFVRMGYMASELKRLASKVHKNEQRTSFLQTLCETLHSENKELRTKLERDLEQRNQALEKLRCENQELRRMVTLSSQDSGKREAAEQQQQSGATVEKAPGRGELEAKEKKVKILEHQRRELLEVNKQWDQHFRAMKQKYEQKVTDLHQELAEARRALTELESEREQKQRDFDRKLLLAKSRIETEEAEKERLAMEVRDLQQRMRFLQEQLAPVTRQREYQEKEIQRLNKALEEALNVQASPPPIFANTMEPVGKVPQQELLTQNELLKQQVKIFEEDFQRERSDRERMNEEKEELKQQLEKLQKQLVLSNNQLRASKDDCQREKEEKEKLKKLLKQHKQASGERLHPEPLPGPLGPACPMYQYQYSPPVAHPMYHGFDEWQQIRYPPAMPGEHTPAQNFHHFPPPEYPWRPPCAMARSQNAQAVAGVKTVPKDLEQGGPGLP; encoded by the exons ATGGAAGGGAGGGGACCCTACCGCATCTACGACCCCGGCGGGGGCTCGGAGGAGAATGCATCCGCGGCCTTTGAGCGGCTGGTGGAGGAAAACACCCGGCTGAAGGAGAAGATGCAGGGGATCAAGTCTATTG GAGAGCTGCTGGAGGAGTCCCAGGTGGAGGCATCCAAGCTGCGGCAGAAGGCAGAGGACCTCGTGAAGGACAACAAAATGCTGATGGCGTCATCTTCCTTGGAGGACCTGGTAGAAACTGGAG ctgtcGGCCCTGATCCCAGCTCCACACGGGCTGCCCCCGGCAGCGCCCAGCCAGACACAGAAGCACGGAAATCTCCTCCAAGT GGCGCCTCTTCGGAGTTTGAGATCGTGGCTGTCGAAGCGCAGGGGTTTCCCCAGGAGAGCAGGAGAGCG GACTTGGAGCAGCCGTCAAACGAGGATGCCAAcctgctgccccagctgcagcagctggagagcaCGCTGAGTGGCTGTGCCAAGGAGGCCAGCAAGGACCAGGTCTTCGTGCGCATGGGCTACATGGCCTCCGAGCTCAAGCGCCTGGCCTCCAAGGTGCACAAGAACGAGCAGAGAACATCGTTCCTGCAG ACACTGTGTGAGACACTGCACAGTGAGAACAAGGAGCTGCGTACCAAGCTGGAGAGGGATCTGGAGCAGAGAAACCAGGCACTGGAGAAGCTCAG gtgTGAGAACCAGGAGCTCCGGAGGATGGTGACACTGAGCAGCCAGGACAGCGGGAAGAGGGAAGCTGCCGAGCAGCAGCAG CAGAGCGGGGCCACGGTGGAGAAGGCGCCGGGCAGAGGAGAGCTGGAGGCCAAGGAGAAGAAGGTGAAGATCCTGGAGCACCAGCGCAGGGAG CTGCTGGAGGTGAATAAGCAATGGGATCAGCACTTCCGAGCCATGAAGCAGAAGTACGAGCAGAAG GTCACGGACCTGCACCAGGAGCTGGCCGAGGCCCGCAGGGCACTGACTGAGCTGGAGTCAGAGCGAGAGCAAAAGCAACGGGATTTTGACCGCAAGCTACTCCTGGCCAAGTCCCGGATTGAAACAGAGGAG GCGGAGAAGGAGAGGCTGGCCATGGAGGTGAGGGACCTGCAGCAGAGGATGCGGttcctgcaggagcagctggcccCGGTCACCAGACAGCGGGAATACCAGGAAAAGGAGATCCAGAGGCTGAACAAG GCGCTAGAGGAGGCCCTGAACGTCCAGGCCTCTCCACCACCCATCTTTGCCAACACCATGGAGCCGGTGGGGAAGGTGccgcagcaggagctgctgacCCAGAACGAGCTACTCAAGCAGCAG gtGAAAATTTTTGAGGAGGATTTCCAGCGTGAGCGGAGTGACAGGGAAAGGATGAATGAGGAGAAGGAagagctgaagcagcagctggagaagctgcagaAGCAGTTGGTCCTCTCCAACAACCAG CTGCGAGCCTCCAAGGATGACTGCcaaagggagaaggaggagaaggagaagctgAAGAAGCTGCTGAAACAGCACAAACAG GCTTCAGGAGAGAGGCTGCACCCCGAGCCGCTGCCAGGGCCGCtgggccctgcctgccccatgtACCAGTACCAGTACAGTCCCCCCGTGGCTCACCCCATGTACCACGGCTTTGATGAGTGGCAGCAGATCCGATACCCGCCAGCAATGCCAGGCGAGCACACGCCAGCACAAAACTTCCACCATTTTCCCCCG CCCGAGTACCCGTGGCGCCCGCCCTGTGCCATGGCTCGCAGCCAGAACGCCCAAGCGGTGGCCGGGGTGAAAACAGTCCCCAAGGACTTGG AACAGGGAGGTCCCGGATTGCCCTAA
- the ANXA6 gene encoding annexin A6 isoform X2, with translation MAPKGKVYRGSVKDFPGFDASQDAEALYNAMKGFGSDKEAILDLITSRSNKQRVEICQAYKSLYGKDLIADLKYELTGKFERLIVSLMRPPAYSDAKEIKDAIAGIGTDEKCLIEILASRTNEEIHNLVAAYKDAYERDLEADIVGDTSGHFKKMLVVLLQGTREEDDVVSEDLVEQDAKDLLEAGELKWGTDEAQFIYILGRRSKQHLRLVFDEYLKISGKPIERSIRGELSGDFEKLMLAVVKCVRSTAEYFAERLYKAMKGLGTRDNTLIRIMVSRSEIDMLDIREVFRTKYEKSLYNMIKEDTSGEYKKALLKLCGGDDDAAGEFFPEAAQVAYRMWELSAVAKVELRGTIQPAGSFNDDGDAQVLRKAMKGLGTDEGAIIDVVTQRSNAQRQQILKAYKAHYGRDLMADLKSELSGSLAKLILGLMLTPAQYDAKQLRKAVEGAGTDESVLIEIMATRNNQEITAINEAYQQAYNKRLEDDLSSDTSGHFKRILVSLALGNRDEGPENLTQAHEDAKKLADVSSNDSSDSLETRFLSILCTRSYPHLRRVFQEFIKMTNHDVEHAIRKRMSGDVRDAFIAIVRSVKNKPAFFADKLYKSMKGAGTDERTLTRIMISRSEIDLLNIRGEFIDLFDKSLHHMIEKDTSGDYRKALLALCGGED, from the exons GTCTACAGGGGGTCAGTGAAGGATTTCCCAGGCTTTGATGCCAGCCAGGATGCAGAGGCCTTGTACAATGCCATGAAGGGATTTG GCAGTGACAAGGAGGCCATCCTCGACCTCATCACATCCAGAAGCAACAAGCAGCGAGTGGAGATCTGCCAAGCCTACAAGTCCCTCTATGGGAAG GACCTCATTGCAGACCTGAAGTATGAGCTGACAGGAAAGTTTGAGAGGCTGATCGTGAGCCTGATGCGACCCCCAGCTTACAGCGATGCCAAGGAGATCAAAGATGCCATCGCG GGCATCGGCACAGACGAGAAGTGCCTCATTGAGATTCTTGCCTCCCGTACCAATGAGGAGATCCACAACCTGGTGGCTGCCTACAAAGATG CCTATGAGAGAGACCTGGAGGCTGACATCGTTGGAGACACATCAGGCCACTTCAAGAAGATGCTCGTTGTTCTGCTTCAG GGCACCAGGGAGGAGGATGACGTGGTGAGCGAGGACCTGGTGGAGCAGGATGCCAAG GATCTGCTGGAAGCTGGTGAGCTGAAATGGGGCACGGATGAGGCCCAGTTCATCTACATCCTTGGCCGGCGAAGCAAGCAGCACCTCCGCCTGG TCTTTGATGAGTACCTGAAGATTTCCGGGAAGCCGATCGAGAGGAGCATCCGGGGAGAGCTCTCTGGTGACTTTGAGAAGCTGATGCTGGCCGTGG TGAAGTGTGTCAGAAGCACAGCGGAGTATTTTGCTGAGAGGCTCTACAAGGCTATGAAG GGGCTGGGCACAAGAGACAACACGCTGATCCGCATCATGGTGTCCCGCAGTGAGATCGACATGCTGGACATCCGCGAGGTGTTCAGGACCAAGTATGAGAAATCTCTCTACAACATGATAAAG GAGGACACCTCTGGGGAATACAAGAAGGCCCTGCTGAAGCTGTGCGGAGGGGACGATGA TGCCGCAGGTGAGTTCTTCCCCGAGGCGGCGCAGGTGGCCTATCGGATGTGGGAGCTTAGTGCGGTGGCCAAAGTAGAG CTGCGAGGAACCATACAGCCCGCAGGAAGCTTCAATGACGACGGGGATGCACAGGTGCTGAGGAAGGCAATGAAGGGCCTGG GCACGGACGAAGGGGCCATCATCGACGTGGTGACACAGAGGAGCAACGCCCAGAGGCAGCAGATCCTAAAGGCTTACAAGGCTCATTACGGCAGG GACCTGATGGCAGACCTGAAATCTGAGCTGTCTGGCAGCTTGGCCAAGCTGATCCTCGGGCTCATGCTGACGCCGGCGCAGTACGATGCCAAGCAGCTGAGGAAGGCTGTGGAG GGGGCCGGCACAGACGAGAGCGTCCTCATTGAAATCATGGCCACGCGGAACAACCAGGAGATCACAGCTATCAACGAGGCATATCAGCAAG CCTACAACAAGCGCCTGGAAGATGACCTGAGCTCCGACACATCGGGGCATTTCAAGAGGATTCTCGTCTCTCTCGCTCTG GGCAACCGCGATGAAGGGCCAGAGAACCTCACACAGGCGCATGAAGATGCCAAG AAACTTGCTGATGTCTCCAGTAACGACTCCAGCGACTCCCTGGAGACCCGCTTCCTCAGCATCCTCTGCACCCGCAGCTACCCCCACCTCCGCAGAG TATTTCAGGAGTTCATCAAAATGACCAACCATGACGTGGAGCACGCCATCAGGAAGCGGATGTCGGGAGACGTGAGGGACGCCTTCATAGCCATCG TCCGGAGTGTGAAGAACAAGCCGGCCTTCTTCGCTGACAAGCTCTACAAGTCCATGAAG GGTGCTGGCACGGATGAGAGGACCCTCACCCGGATCATGATTTCCCGGAGCGAGATCGACCTGCTCAACATCCGGGGAGAGTTCATAGACCTGTTCGACAAATCGCTGCACCACATGATTGAG AAGGACACCTCCGGTGACTACCGCAAGGCTCTGCTGGCCCTGTGCGGGGGGGAGGACTAG